The window TCGCCCAGCAGCAGATCACGCGCCGCCGTTGCCTCGTGAACCTGCGCGTCGGAGCCGCCGCGGTCGGGATGGACCAATATCAGCAGCCGTTTATGCGCCTCGCGGATGTCAGCGTGATTGGCATTTTCGCGCACGCCGAGCAGCTTGCGTGCGCGGAACACGGCCTGCTGGCGCGTGGAAGTGGTGCGGAGGTAATCCCACGGCCAGCGGCCTAGCGCCAATTTGCAGCCGATGGAAATCAGCGCGGCGATAACGAAAATGCGGAGCATCGTTCAGGCAGGCTCCAGCAACGGTTTGGCCCGATCTGCAATTTTCGACAATTTCAGTGCCGCCAGCAGGTTTCGCAGCTCCTGCCGCGCTACCAGATGACTGGTGCCGAGGTTGCCCAGATGACCCTTGTCGAGCAGCGTCAGCCCAGACGGAAACAGTTCGCGGTAGATCACGCGTTCGGACAGGCC of the Alteripontixanthobacter maritimus genome contains:
- a CDS encoding J domain-containing protein, with amino-acid sequence MLRIFVIAALISIGCKLALGRWPWDYLRTTSTRQQAVFRARKLLGVRENANHADIREAHKRLLILVHPDRGGSDAQVHEATAARDLLLGELPYEPGQNDIIDQ